In Mustelus asterias unplaced genomic scaffold, sMusAst1.hap1.1 HAP1_SCAFFOLD_3921, whole genome shotgun sequence, a single window of DNA contains:
- the LOC144490857 gene encoding uncharacterized protein LOC144490857, with protein sequence YHQVEIEPCKKDTDRVCGCPPGMFQKRIVEKTFQCLNCTFCKIVLQKCGGYNDTICHCEPGEYYDLRMKKCQSCDSCSPGSECAVLCSTKLVEPVILILATISFTVLVAIVLGALTYCLYRSYKKRRGPHSQSETGFSSRSELVVPCAETLLPIQEATPTKSLNYSTAVVELPDCVLVAGKTQLPNS encoded by the exons TTTACCATCAGGTTGAGATTGAACCGTGCAAGAAGGACACGGATCGGGTCTGCGGATGCCCGCCCGGAATGTTCCAAAAACGAATCGTGGAAAAGACTTTCCAGTGCTTGAACTGCACCTTCTGCAAAATCGTGCTTCAGAAAT GCGGGGGATACAACGACACAATCTGTCACTGCGAACCTGGTGAATATTACGATCTTCGGATGAAGAAATGCCAATCGTGCGACAG ttgCAGTCCAGGATCCGAGTGTGCAGTGCTCTGTTCAACGAAATTAG TTGAACCTGTAATTCTGATTCTCGCCACCATCTCTTTCACTGTGCTGGTCGCGATCGTTCTGGGAGCACTGACATACTGTCTCTACAGAAGTTACAAAAAGAGGCGTGGACCACACTCCCAGA GTGAAACAGGGTTTTCGTCCAGATCAGAG TTGGTCGTTCCCTGTGCTGAAACATTGCTCCCCATTCAGGAAGCCACTCCAACGAAATCTCTGAACTATTCGACTGCAGTGGTCGAACTTCCCGACTGTGTGCTTGTGGCTGGCAAGACTCAACTCCCAAACAGTTAG